A window of the Cannabis sativa cultivar Pink pepper isolate KNU-18-1 chromosome X, ASM2916894v1, whole genome shotgun sequence genome harbors these coding sequences:
- the LOC115721072 gene encoding zerumbone synthase isoform X2, whose translation MIRGLSSQTRNGRLDGKVALITGAASGIGKATATKFINNGAKVVIADIQHNLGLATAKELGPNATFVACDVTQESDISAAVDFTVSHHNQLDIMHNNAGVPCNTPLSIVDLDMAVFDRIMDINVRGVVAGIKHAARVMIPRKTGSILCTASVTGVVGGLAQHTYSVSKFSVIGIVKSVAAELCKYGIRVNCVSPFAVPTPFVVDEMRRLFPGVDDGRLKEMVYSTGVLEGANCEPEDVANAALYLVSDEAKYVSGHNLVVDGGFTSFKSLDFKFPTSNQVE comes from the coding sequence ATGGGAAGGTGGCACTAATAACAGGAGCAGCAAGCGGAATAGGCAAAGCAACAGCCACCAAATTCATCAACAATGGTGCCAAAGTAGTCATAGCAGACATCCAACACAATCTCGGCCTAGCCACGGCTAAGGAGCTCGGTCCAAACGCAACCTTTGTAGCCTGCGATGTGACACAAGAGTCAGACATCTCCGCAGCCGTGGACTTCACAGTCTCTCATCACAACCAGCTCGACATAATGCACAACAACGCAGGGGTCCCCTGCAACACTCCTCTGAGCATTGTGGACCTTGACATGGCGGTTTTCGATAGGATCATGGACATCAATGTCCGAGGAGTGGTGGCAGGGATTAAACACGCTGCCCGCGTGATGATCCCTCGAAAAACTGGCTCAATTCTCTGCACTGCAAGCGTCACGGGAGTCGTGGGGGGCTTGGCGCAGCACACATACTCTGTCTCTAAGTTTTCTGTTATAGGCATTGTGAAGTCTGTGGCTGCTGAGCTGTGCAAGTATGGAATACGGGTTAATTGTGTCTCTCCCTTTGCTGTTCCGACACCGTTTGTGGTGGATGAGATGCGCAGGCTCTTTCCGGGGGTTGATGATGGCCGGCTTAAAGAAATGGTTTATAGTACTGGTGTTTTGGAAGGAGCAAATTGTGAGCCTGAGGATGTGGCTAATGCAGCTCTGTACCTTGTGTCGGATGAAGCTAAGTATGTTAGTGGTCATAATTTAGTAGTGGATGGAGGTTTTACTTCTTTCAAGAGTTTGGATTTTAAATTCCCCACATCAAATCAGGTGGAATGA
- the LOC115701347 gene encoding uncharacterized protein LOC115701347 — MKSLLCTSPITCTITPFQPSNPNSKSSTTFAIASPSPNFFLSSLQFRALNKTLNQHLYKALTSHSAPEEEEPDAQVEDLRVPDQWLPPSRALEESEWLRVTLHKWLDDEYCPEPTNVEISKVASYSYYKCLIEGQTDLGEILLKMARELETISYQESFHGAFSSANAAINLIAQRIDHPHLS; from the exons ATGAAATCACTATTGTGTACTTCTCCAATCACATGTACAATTACACCCTTCCAACCCTCTAATCCCAATTCCAAATCATCCACTACGTTTGCTATTGCTTCTCCTTCCCCTAATTTCTTCCTCTCGTCGCTGCAATTTCGGGCTCTAAACAAAACCCTAAACCAACATTTGTACAAAGCTCTGACCTCTCATTCTGCTCCGGAGGAAGAAGAACCAGACGCCCAAGTCGAAGACCTTAGGGTTCCAGACCAGTGGTTGCCCCCTTCCAGGGCCTTGGAG GAGTCAGAGTGGCTAAGGGTTACTTTACACAAATGGTTGGATGATGAGTACTGCCCAGAACCCACCAATGTAGAAATAAGCAAGGTTGCCTCTTACTCCTACTACAAATGTTTGATAGAGGGACAAACAGACCTGGGTGAGATTCTGTTGAAGATGGCCAGAGAATTGGAGACCATTTCGTATCAAGAGAGCTTTCATGGAGCATTCTCTTCAGCCAATGCAGCAATCAACTTGATTGCTCAACGGATAGACCACCCACACTTGTCTTAA
- the LOC115720931 gene encoding bifunctional 3-dehydroquinate dehydratase/shikimate dehydrogenase, chloroplastic: MAFFNLKRNLVVCAPIEYGSLDQMVASMNEAKAEGADLVELPISFSSNISQLDKLIKQRTLPAILSFRTGGNSGSKKTSLQVLKMALQSDVEFVEMEYEVASDIAMAEHKPLNSQIIVSSYVNGSKPSSEKLSNLIACMQSTGADVIKLIVEVHNIIDVAPIFHMLTHCQVPLIATAVGSRGLISQLLAPKFGGFLVYGYLKSHPIPGLPTLVSLKQTYELEHVNEYTKIFGLISNPVGHSKGPILHNPALRHIRYNGIYVPMMVDNVNEFFQTYTSMDFAGFSVGIPHKEEVVKCCDEVHPLAKSIGAVNTIVRRPSDGKLIGYNTDSEACITAIEDALREREVANGVVPHASSPISGKLFVLVGAGGAGRALAFGAKDRGARVVIFNRNYERAKALALAVSGEALPSEVLDSFCPEKGMIFANASSIGMEPYTNESPISKAALGAYDLVFDAVYTPKNTRLLQEAAEVGAVVVSGVEMFIRQAIGQFSLFTGGPAPEDVMRKLVQEQF; this comes from the exons ATGgcatttttcaatttaaaaagGAATCTTGTGGTGTGCGCACCCATAGAGTATGGAAGCTTGGACCAAATGGTGGCCTCCATGAATGAGGCTAAAGCAGAAGGAGCTGACCTTGTGGAGCTTCCCATATCTTTTTCTTCTAACATTTCTCAACTTGACAAACTCATCAAACAACGAACTCTCCCTGCTATTCTCTCCTTTAG GACCGGTGGCAATAGTGGCTCCAAGAAAACTTCTTTGCAAGTGTTGAAAATGGCTCTTCAATCAGATGTAGAATTCGTAGAAATGGAGTACGAG GTGGCTTCTGATATAGCTATGGCCGAACACAAACCTTTAAACAGCCAAATAATTGTATCAAGCTATGTAAATGGTAGCAAACCCTCATCAGAAAAACTTAGCAATCTTATTGCTTGTATGCAATCCACTGGGGCTGATGTTATCAAACTAATAGTTGAAGTGCATAACATCATAGATGTAGCTCCAATTTTCCATATGCTTACTCATTGTCAG GTGCCATTAATTGCTACTGCAGTGGGAAGCAGAGGTCTTATAAGCCAACTTTTGGCACCTAAGTTTGGTGGATTTTTAGTGTATGGTTATCTAAAAAGCCACCCTATTCCTGGCTTACCAACTTTGGTTAGCCTTAAACAAACTTATGAGCTTGAACATGTAAATGAGTACACAAAAATCTTTGGCCTTATTTCAAATCCTGTTGGTCATAGTAAAGGTCCTATTCTACACAACCCTGCTCTGAGACATATTAGATACAATGGAATTTATGTTCCCATGATGGTTGATAATGTCAATGAATTCTTTCAAACGTACACAAGCATGGACTTTGCTGGTTTCAG TGTTGGCATACCACATAAAGAAGAAGTGGTAAAATGTTGTGATGAAGTTCATCCACTGGCTAAG tccaTAGGAGCTGTAAATACCATAGTAAGAAGGCCAAGTGATGGAAAGTTGATTGGTTACAATACAGATTCTGAGGCTTGTATTACTGCCATAGAGGATGCACTAAGAG AAAGAGAAGTTGCCAATGGGGTTGTACCACATGCTTCTTCTCCAATTTCTGGGAAACTTTTTGTGCTGGTGGGAGCAGGAGGAGCAGGAAGAGCATTAGCTTTTGGAGCAAAAGACAGAGGTGCCCGGGTTGTAATATTTAACCGAAATTACG AGAGAGCAAAAGCTCTTGCATTGGCAGTTTCAGGAGAAGCTCTACCGTCTGAGGTTTTAGACAGCTTCTGCCCCGAAAAAGGAATGATATTTGCAAATGCCTCTTCTATTGGAATGGAaccatacacaaatgaaagtcCTATTTCAAAG GCGGCATTGGGAGCTTATGACTTGGTTTTTGATGCTGTTTACACTCCGAAAAATACAAGGCTTTTGCAAGAGGCTGCTGAGGTTGGGGCCGTTGTGGTGAGTGGAGTTGAGATGTTCATCAGACAAGCCATTGGTCAGTTCAGCTTATTTACTGGAGGTCCAG CTCCAGAAGATGTCATGCGTAAGCTGGTTCAAGAACAATTTTGA
- the LOC115703019 gene encoding auxin response factor 2A: MDHSGVEGTNGLQEQSTSCFEVPTENEDVKDPLSNGLWKACAGRQVRVPLRGEMVYYFPQGHIEQVQAYASEDGNVEMPIYNLPSKILCKVSNIELKAEVLSDEVFAQITLLPLTDKLELSSNDVDITALPKKTKVFSFSKILTPSDTSTHGGFSVPKRQADGCFPLLDMSQQPPVQELVAKDLHGFEWHFRHIYRGQPKRHLLTSGWSTFVSAKKLVAGDSCIFLRGENGDLRVGIRRAMKRTLNHASTSVISSQSMQHGVLATAFHSFSALAFIHVYYRPWTCPAEFIIPYDEYMKSVENDYLPGTKFGYTLEGEECSEKRYTGTIIGVEDQDGIRWPGSHWRCLKVQWDAQSSISVLPERLSPWNIKPVDSTDKTDIFVRPPPKRRRELDLLSSESHSLATQAKHTPQRLKEVLQGQEISVRHGQEPSARIQSMLPKFVMPPNPELKQGQLKFEKQLQAPFYQYPREQLAFPGEKTTKTSLTNNQWWSMCAPYRGSDSAAFTKSFSVSNGNSGHSGSQEYMTLGKKSGDGAPCYPNDSNKYMLFGVNLFNSHQELPSPQVTTSCELLSPFSFPPTSQCSSVSEPIQVSDTSKSVSDFFPEKQCNKCCSIRYRSYIKVLKHGTALGRTTDLSKFDGYAELIAELDQMFGFNGSLIDGSSEWKVTYMDIEGDLMLLGDYDWQVFRSAARKIFICPMEEINKMNPSSLKSSLLVD, from the exons ATGGATCATAGTGGTGTAGAAGGAACTAACGGATTACAGGAGCAGAGTACGAGCTGCTTTGAAGTTCCGACCgaaaacgaag atGTGAAAGACCCGTTGTCCAATGGTCTATGGAAGGCATGTGCGGGTCGTCAAGTTCGTGTCCCCCTCCGTGGGGAAATGGTGTACTACTTTCCACAGGGTCACATTGAACAG GTTCAAGCTTATGCTAGCGAAGATGGTAATGTGGAAATGCCAATCTACAATTTACCCTCTAAGATCCTTTGCAAGGTCTCTAATATCGAGCTAAAG GCCGAGGTTCTATCAGATGAGGTTTTTGCCCAGATCACTTTGCTTCCACTAACAGATAAG CTTGAGCTAAGTTCAAACGATGTGGATATCACAGCATTGCCCAAGAAAACTAAAGTATTCTCTTTTAGCAAGATTCTCACTCCGTCTGACACAAGCACACACGGTGGATTCTCTGTTCCTAAACGCCAAGCTGATGGGTGCTTCCCCCTTCTG GATATGTCGCAGCAACCACCGGTTCAGGAACTGGTTGCAAAGGACCTCCATGGATTTGAGTGGCACTTTCGTCATATATATCGTG GTCAGCCAAAACGACATTTGCTCACTAGTGGTTGGAGTACATTTGTGTCTGCAAAGAAGCTTGTTGCTGGGGATTCATGTATCTTTCTTAG AGGAGAAAATGGAGACCTTCGTGTTGGGATCCGCCGTGCTATGAAAAGAACTCTAAACCATGCCTCAACATCCGTTATATCTAGCCAAAGCATGCAGCACGGCGTTCTTGCCACTGCTTTCCATTCCTTTTCTGCCTTAGCTTTTATACATGTGTACTACCGTCCTTG GACTTGTCCTGCTGAGTTCATAATACCTTATGACGAGTATATGAAGTCTGTGGAAAATGACTATTTGCCCGGAACTAAATTTGGATACACTTTGGAAGGAGAAGAATGTTCAGAAAAGAG ATATACAGGAACTATAATAGGTGTTGAAGATCAAGACGGCATAAGATGGCCTGGCTCTCATTGGAGGTGTTTGAAG GTGCAATGGGATGCCCAATCAAGCATATCTGTGCTTCCTGAAAGGCTTTCTCCTTGGAACATCAAGCCAGTTGACTCTACAGACAAGACTGACATTTTTGTCCGACCTCCACCAAAGAGGAGGCGCGAGCTTGATCTTCTATCATCTGAATCTCATAGCTTGGCCACTCAAG CCAAGCATACACCGCAGAGACTTAAAGAGGTCTTGCAAGGTCAAGAAATAAGTGTAAGACATGGCCAGGAGCCAAGTGCACGAATACAATCAATGCTACCAAAATTTGTTATGCCACCAAATCCAGAATTGAAGCAAGGACaactgaaatttgaaaaacagcTCCAAGCGCCTTTCTATCAGTACCCCAGAGAACAATTGGCATTTCCTGGTGAAAAAACAACGAAAACAAGCCTCACTAATAACCAGTGGTGGTCAATGTGTGCCCCTTATAGAGGCAGTGATAGTGCTGCATTTACTAAAAGCTTTTCAGTTTCAAATGGAAACTCTGGCCATTCAGGTTCCCAGGAATATATGACATTAGGAAAGAAGAGTGGTGATGGAGCTCCTTGCTATCCAAATGACTCTAACAAATACATGCTGTTCGGAGTCAATTTGTTCAATAGTCATCAGGAGCTCCCTTCACCACAAGTTACTACATCTTGTGAGCTGTTAAGCCCCTTTTCCTTTCCTCCAACATCCCAGTGTAGCAGTGTTTCTGAACCTATCCAGGTTTCAGACACATCTAAGAGTGTCTCTGACTTTTTCCCAGAGAAACAATGCAATAAATGCTGCTCAATCCGTTACAGGAGTTACATAAAG GTTCTCAAACATGGAACTGCCCTTGGAAGAACAACGGACCTCTCCAAATTTGATGGCTACGCGGAACTCATAGCCGAGCTTGATCAGATGTTTGGTTTCAATGGAAGCCTGATAGATGGAAGCAGTGAGTGGAAAGTGACATACATGGACATTGAAGGAGACTTAATGTTGTTAGGAGATTATGATTGGCA GGTTTTTCGCTCAGCTGCCCGAAAGATATTCATCTGTCCAATGGAAGAAATCAACAAAATGAATCCAAGCTCACTTAAATCCAGTCTGTTAGTTGATTAA